AGCCCGAGGACGTGCTGCGCAAGCCGGGCTCGTGCGGCCGGGCCGCGCCGGGCAAGGAGATCGCGCTGCTCGACGACGACGGCCGGCCGGTGCCGCCGGGCCAGCCCGGCGAGCTGTTCGTGCGCCGCGGCCCGGGGATCCTCGACGAGTACTACCGCGATCCGGAGGCGACCGCGCGGATGCACCGTGGCGAGTGGTACAGCGTCGGCGACGTGGCCTACGTGGACGCCGACGGCTTCTACTACATCTGCGACCGCAAGCGCGACATGATCATCTCGGCGGGCGTCAACATCTATCCGGCCGAGATCGAGGACGTGCTGCATCGCCATCCCAAGGTCCTGGACGCCGCGGTCTTCGGCGTGCCCGACGAGGAATGGGGCGAGCGCGTGCACGCCGCGCTGCACGTGCGGCCCGACGAGACCCTCACCGCGGACGAGATCGCCGCGTTCTGCCGGCTGCACATGGCCGGCTACAAGGTGCCGCGCGAGGTGTCCTTCCACGAAGTGTTCCCGCGCGACGCGGCGGGCAAGCTGCTGAAGCGGCAGCTGCGCGAGCCCTACTGGGCCGGCCGCGTCTCGCGGGTGTGACGGGCCCGGCCGTGCGGGTGCGCCTCACCGCGCGGATCACCGTCCTCATCATCCTGGTCCTGGTCATCGGCTTCGGCGTGTCCACCATCCTCACCATCCAGCGCGAGAGCGCGCTCCTGGTCGAGCAGAACAAGATGGCGGCGCGCCAGCTCATCGGCACCCTGGTGTCGAGCATCGAGACCGCGATGCTCTCGGAGCGGCCGGACATCACCCGCGGCCTCATCGACGACCTGCGGGGCTCGAAGCTGGTGCAGGGGCTCGTGGTCTATCGCCGCAACGGCGTCGAGGCGTTCACCGACCTCGCCACCCTGCGCGAGGTCTCCAAGGAGGCCGAGCTGCCCCAGGGGGTGATGGCCTCGATCATGAAAATGAAGCGCGAGCCCGGCCGCACCATGGCCGGTCCGCTCTTCACCCGCGCGCTCGAGACCCTGCAGACCCAGGAGGCGCTCGAATCGCACGACGGGGCCACCGTCTTCACGGTCTACCAGCCCATCCCGAACCAGGAGCGCTGCCAGGGCTGCCACGGCTCCGACCACAAGGTGCGGGCGGTGATCCAGGCCGCCACCTCGATGGAGCCGGTCATGGCCGAGGTGCGCATGCAGCGCAACCGCCAGATCATGATCGGGCTCCTCACCATCGTGGCCGCGGCCGCGGTGCTCGCGGTGGCCATGCGCCAGGTGGTGGTGCGCCCGATCCACGAGCTGGCCACGGTGGCCCGGCGCATCGGCGAGGGCGACTTCGCGGTGCGGGCCCCGACCCGCTCGGGCGACGAGGTAGCCGAGCTGGGCCAGGCCTTGAACGACATGACCTCGCACCTGGCCAAGGCGCAGCAGGACCTGGCCTCCCGCAACACCGAGCTGGCCACCGCGCTGGAGAACCTGCAGGCCTCTCGCCAG
This portion of the Candidatus Methylomirabilota bacterium genome encodes:
- a CDS encoding adenylate/guanylate cyclase domain-containing protein, producing MTGPAVRVRLTARITVLIILVLVIGFGVSTILTIQRESALLVEQNKMAARQLIGTLVSSIETAMLSERPDITRGLIDDLRGSKLVQGLVVYRRNGVEAFTDLATLREVSKEAELPQGVMASIMKMKREPGRTMAGPLFTRALETLQTQEALESHDGATVFTVYQPIPNQERCQGCHGSDHKVRAVIQAATSMEPVMAEVRMQRNRQIMIGLLTIVAAAAVLAVAMRQVVVRPIHELATVARRIGEGDFAVRAPTRSGDEVAELGQALNDMTSHLAKAQQDLASRNTELATALENLQASRQRLEVLEQLKGELSKFVPDAVKELLERDPTATSLEKRNEEVSVLFLDIAGYTRLSEQLEAKRLNQLVQTYFSSFLEIIRQHHGDVNETAGDGLMVIFQRQRRGEQSGDEDHALNATRAAFAIRQRTAALNDEYAGVFPAIALHMGINTGTALVGATKLSGAGSQRWTFTATGPTTNLAARFAGAAEGGDIVVGAVTAERIASLFVLESLGERTFKNVSQPLPVYRVIPPGVYSKVT